In a genomic window of Streptomyces sp. SJL17-4:
- a CDS encoding amidohydrolase gives MATADPRRPERQGVPLGGEAIHEELDKRAAEVADQVVAWRRHLHRHPELSNREVNTARLVADHLRSLGLDEVRTGIAGHGVVGVLRGGAAGERVVALRADMDALPVQDLCGVDFASEVVDADYPGGPFPVSHACGHDCHTAALLGAATVLAGVRDRLPGTVLFVFQPAEEGPPVTEKGGAREMVAAGAFADPVPTMAFGLHVTPHPKGYVGYRIGNQYGASTLVRIVVTGKQTHGSTPWDGIDPMPAVGAVLTGIGQLYRQVSAFDPVTVSIGHIEDVGRFNIVGQTVTLWGTVRCAVESDMGRVQQRLTTLAEHSAAAFGATATVEYLQSVPPVHNSGPWVEAGLPTFRRVVGEERVVETGATLGYDDVSEFVSRFGGLYVMLGVQDATLDASGRPVPVPGGRGLVTNHNPHFYADDDTLVTGVRLHAHVAYDHLTGALVPHDGD, from the coding sequence ATGGCCACGGCCGATCCGCGTCGGCCGGAACGACAGGGAGTCCCGTTGGGCGGCGAGGCGATCCACGAGGAACTGGACAAGCGGGCGGCCGAGGTGGCGGATCAGGTGGTGGCCTGGCGGCGCCACCTGCACCGGCATCCGGAGCTGTCCAACCGTGAGGTGAACACGGCCCGCCTGGTGGCGGACCACCTGCGCTCCCTCGGCCTGGACGAGGTCCGTACGGGCATCGCCGGACACGGGGTCGTGGGCGTCCTGCGCGGCGGTGCCGCGGGCGAGCGGGTCGTCGCGCTGCGGGCCGACATGGACGCGCTGCCGGTCCAGGACCTGTGCGGGGTGGACTTCGCCTCCGAGGTGGTCGACGCCGACTATCCGGGCGGTCCGTTCCCCGTCTCGCACGCCTGCGGGCACGACTGCCACACGGCGGCGCTCCTCGGCGCCGCGACGGTGCTCGCCGGGGTGCGCGACCGGCTGCCGGGCACCGTGCTCTTCGTCTTCCAGCCCGCCGAGGAGGGGCCGCCGGTCACCGAGAAGGGCGGGGCGCGGGAGATGGTCGCGGCGGGCGCGTTCGCCGACCCGGTGCCGACGATGGCCTTCGGGCTGCATGTGACTCCGCATCCGAAGGGGTACGTGGGGTACCGGATCGGCAACCAGTACGGTGCCTCGACCCTCGTCCGTATCGTCGTCACCGGGAAGCAGACCCACGGCTCCACGCCCTGGGACGGGATCGATCCCATGCCGGCGGTGGGGGCGGTCCTGACGGGCATCGGCCAGCTGTACCGGCAGGTGTCGGCGTTCGACCCGGTCACGGTCTCCATCGGGCACATCGAGGACGTCGGGCGCTTCAACATCGTCGGGCAGACGGTGACGCTGTGGGGCACGGTCCGGTGTGCCGTGGAGTCCGACATGGGGCGGGTCCAGCAGCGCCTGACGACGCTCGCGGAGCACTCGGCGGCGGCGTTCGGGGCGACGGCCACGGTGGAGTACCTGCAGTCCGTGCCGCCCGTGCACAACAGTGGGCCGTGGGTGGAGGCGGGTCTTCCGACCTTCCGCCGTGTGGTGGGCGAGGAGCGTGTGGTGGAGACGGGGGCGACGCTCGGGTACGACGACGTCTCCGAGTTCGTGAGCCGCTTCGGCGGCCTGTACGTGATGCTCGGCGTCCAGGACGCCACCCTGGACGCGTCCGGGCGTCCGGTGCCGGTGCCCGGCGGGCGCGGTCTGGTCACCAACCACAACCCGCACTTCTATGCGGACGACGACACCCTCGTCACGGGCGTCC